A window of the Lysinibacillus irui genome harbors these coding sequences:
- a CDS encoding DUF2653 family protein gives MAQIINEQDIINAICLSQAYYKNIRPEDVLVELTYDDDTGFGAEVEVNGQIEMLNTAAMIGALRVWIKDVLHGDPFSTGIELVLDDEEGIIAKLS, from the coding sequence ATGGCACAAATAATTAATGAGCAAGATATTATTAATGCGATTTGTTTATCTCAGGCATATTATAAAAACATCCGCCCAGAAGATGTGCTAGTTGAATTAACATACGATGATGATACAGGCTTCGGTGCTGAGGTTGAAGTAAACGGTCAAATTGAGATGCTCAATACGGCAGCCATGATTGGCGCATTACGTGTTTGGATTAAAGACGTTCTACATGGTGACCCTTTCTCAACAGGAATTGAGCTAGTTTTAGACGATGAAGAAGGCATTATTGCCAAATTATCATAA
- a CDS encoding heme ABC transporter ATP-binding protein, with protein MTLEAKQLSFSIYDERILHEVSIQIKEKQLVGLIGPNGSGKSTLLKNMYRLLKPESGTVLLNEQDILKQSSKSIAKNLAVVSQETPVLFDFTVHDLVSMGRTPHKKLLELDQEQDFRIVADALLQTGISHLEKRSFSSLSGGEKKRVMVARALAQQAKVLILDEPTNHLDIQHQLQLMDLIQTLHLTVVAALHDLNIAAMYCDQIYVLQNGRIVCHGTPEEVLTPTLLREVFHVFADIQIHPLTGKPYLTYVPEQFAKKVNQS; from the coding sequence ATGACATTAGAAGCAAAGCAGCTATCATTCTCCATTTACGATGAGCGTATACTACATGAAGTAAGTATTCAAATAAAAGAAAAACAACTTGTTGGACTCATTGGCCCTAATGGTAGCGGCAAATCCACATTGCTAAAAAATATGTACCGTCTGCTAAAACCGGAAAGTGGTACGGTATTATTAAACGAACAAGATATTTTAAAGCAATCAAGTAAATCGATTGCTAAAAATTTAGCCGTTGTTAGTCAAGAAACACCTGTTTTATTTGACTTCACCGTACATGATTTAGTCAGTATGGGAAGAACGCCACATAAAAAACTATTGGAGCTTGATCAAGAACAAGATTTCCGAATTGTGGCAGATGCTCTTCTACAAACTGGTATTTCACATTTGGAGAAACGAAGCTTTAGCTCTCTTTCCGGTGGAGAGAAAAAGCGCGTAATGGTTGCACGTGCTCTGGCACAACAAGCTAAGGTATTGATATTAGATGAGCCGACGAATCATTTAGATATACAGCATCAACTCCAGCTTATGGACTTAATTCAAACTCTACATTTAACTGTAGTCGCGGCTTTACATGACTTAAATATCGCAGCAATGTACTGTGATCAAATTTACGTTTTACAGAATGGACGAATAGTTTGTCATGGGACGCCAGAAGAAGTACTTACTCCAACGTTGTTACGGGAAGTATTTCATGTTTTTGCTGATATTCAAATACATCCACTAACTGGTAAGCCTTATCTTACATATGTTCCAGAGCAATTTGCCAAAAAGGTTAACCAATCATAA
- a CDS encoding FecCD family ABC transporter permease, whose amino-acid sequence MNKKFMFFSLILFFVLIVSMTIAVMVGSVSVTPFYVWKVILSKIPIIQNGIEQDWSRSQEIIIWQIRAPRVLLAAIVGAGLAIAGAAIQALVRNSIADPYILGISSGAAVGATSVIILGAFSFLGIYALSVSAFLGSLLAIALVFFLSRVGGRVSIFRLLLAGMAVSFILTAVSNFILMMSKQEGALKAVMFWMLGSLAGAKWNNIVIPAFIFFLVFGLLWLHYRNLNLLLLGEEAAVTLGVNLQQFRIQLILLVSLLTGVLVAVSGSIGFVGLIIPHIVRLIVGSNYKYVISISALIGGIFLVWADAFARIIIAPQEMPIGIITAFCGGPFFIWLLRRNNYSFGEGD is encoded by the coding sequence ATGAATAAAAAATTTATGTTTTTTTCCTTAATACTTTTCTTCGTATTAATCGTTTCTATGACAATAGCCGTTATGGTTGGGTCTGTATCAGTTACACCCTTCTATGTATGGAAAGTTATTCTTTCTAAAATCCCCATTATACAAAATGGCATAGAGCAAGACTGGAGTCGCTCACAGGAAATCATTATTTGGCAAATAAGAGCACCACGTGTTTTACTCGCAGCTATTGTTGGAGCTGGTCTAGCTATTGCTGGGGCAGCAATTCAGGCACTTGTGAGAAATTCCATTGCTGACCCTTATATATTAGGGATTTCGTCAGGTGCAGCTGTTGGAGCGACCTCAGTAATTATTTTAGGTGCCTTTTCATTTTTAGGAATCTATGCTCTTTCTGTATCTGCATTTTTAGGGTCATTACTTGCCATTGCGCTCGTATTTTTCTTATCACGAGTTGGTGGTCGTGTCTCAATTTTTCGCTTGTTATTGGCGGGGATGGCTGTGTCCTTTATTTTAACGGCCGTTTCCAATTTCATTTTGATGATGTCGAAACAAGAAGGGGCTTTAAAGGCTGTTATGTTTTGGATGCTAGGGAGTCTAGCTGGAGCCAAGTGGAATAATATTGTAATCCCGGCTTTCATATTCTTCCTCGTATTTGGGCTACTATGGCTACACTATCGAAATTTAAATTTATTATTACTAGGGGAAGAGGCAGCTGTAACGTTAGGGGTTAATTTACAGCAATTTCGTATTCAGCTCATTTTACTTGTTTCGTTGTTAACTGGTGTACTTGTCGCAGTCAGTGGCTCTATTGGATTTGTGGGATTAATCATTCCACATATCGTTCGGTTAATTGTGGGGTCAAACTATAAATATGTGATATCTATTAGTGCTTTAATTGGAGGAATCTTTTTAGTGTGGGCAGATGCTTTTGCCCGAATAATCATCGCACCTCAAGAAATGCCAATTGGTATTATAACGGCCTTTTGTGGAGGACCATTTTTTATTTGGCTACTCCGTCGTAACAATTATTCTTTCGGTGAAGGAGACTAA
- a CDS encoding ion channel: MLSFILSAKRLAKGLWRSFKRPQFISLFTTLFLIILSGTLFYKGTEGWYWLDAMYFAVVSLIPTGVETGLYPTTAYSKVFTMIYLIVGTGVMFIMLLMLGRSIVDFSLNEEEKEEVKKRMKK; the protein is encoded by the coding sequence ATGCTCTCATTTATATTATCTGCTAAAAGATTAGCGAAAGGATTGTGGAGGTCATTTAAGCGACCACAGTTTATCTCATTATTTACTACACTGTTTTTAATCATTCTTTCAGGAACATTGTTTTACAAGGGGACTGAAGGATGGTATTGGCTGGACGCTATGTATTTTGCAGTTGTCAGTTTGATTCCAACAGGCGTAGAAACAGGGCTCTATCCAACTACGGCATATTCTAAAGTTTTCACAATGATCTATTTAATTGTTGGTACGGGAGTCATGTTTATCATGCTATTAATGCTTGGCCGTTCAATAGTCGATTTTTCTCTTAATGAAGAAGAAAAAGAAGAGGTGAAGAAACGGATGAAAAAGTAA
- the dapF gene encoding diaminopimelate epimerase has translation MKIAFTKMHGIGNSYIYLDLFRYDYNDNIFCELAKKIANVHTGIGSDGLIIIQPSKIADCGMRIFNKDGTEGSNCGNGLRCVAKYIFERQIVRQKFFTIETKAGIMYVEVVVQDNTVIDVIVDMGKPLLYRKDIPMLGTPNKLVINELFTVPPHNLFLTALFLGNPNAVFFIDDIEKAPLRTLGGIIENDVRFPNRVNVEFVQVIHSKALQFRVWERGSGVTEACGTGACAAVVAAILNGFCQRGEEITVHLSGGDLNIRWADDDHVWMRGPAEFIAEGIYEFL, from the coding sequence ATGAAAATAGCCTTTACGAAAATGCATGGTATTGGCAACAGCTATATTTATCTTGATCTTTTCAGGTATGATTATAATGACAATATCTTTTGTGAATTAGCTAAAAAGATAGCAAATGTCCATACAGGCATTGGCTCGGATGGATTAATTATTATTCAACCTTCTAAAATTGCTGACTGTGGTATGCGCATTTTTAATAAGGATGGTACAGAGGGATCTAACTGTGGAAACGGACTTCGCTGTGTTGCAAAATATATTTTTGAACGCCAAATTGTGCGACAAAAGTTTTTTACAATTGAAACAAAAGCAGGCATTATGTACGTAGAGGTAGTGGTTCAGGATAATACAGTCATAGATGTGATTGTCGATATGGGTAAACCTTTATTGTATCGTAAAGATATACCGATGTTAGGTACCCCTAATAAGCTCGTCATCAATGAATTATTTACAGTGCCTCCACATAATTTGTTCCTAACAGCGTTGTTTTTAGGAAATCCAAACGCGGTATTTTTTATCGATGATATAGAAAAAGCGCCGTTAAGAACACTAGGAGGCATTATAGAAAATGATGTGAGATTTCCTAATCGTGTTAATGTTGAATTTGTACAGGTCATCCATTCAAAAGCCTTACAATTTAGAGTTTGGGAGCGAGGTTCTGGTGTTACGGAGGCGTGTGGAACAGGTGCTTGTGCTGCAGTAGTAGCTGCTATTTTAAATGGTTTTTGTCAGAGGGGAGAAGAGATAACTGTTCATCTGAGTGGAGGTGACTTAAACATACGATGGGCTGACGATGACCATGTTTGGATGCGAGGCCCAGCGGAGTTTATTGCAGAGGGGATATACGAATTTTTATAG
- a CDS encoding dicarboxylate/amino acid:cation symporter yields MGKLRAYRFSMFLLIAILLGVIIGLLFGEKATVLKPFGDIFINLLFMIVVPLVFFSIASSVASMESLKRLGKIMGSMMLVFIATGIIAAIIMLIAVTIYPPGAEVSVQIVSPETTEDLSFAEQLVNTFTVPDFMNLLSRSNMLALILFAVLIGLGTGLTGEAGKPFARFLISGSEVFMKVIKLVMYYAPIGLMAYFATLIGDFGAALLGDYAKAIILYYPVAILYFLIGFTLYAFIAGGKVGVIKFWQNILTPAVTALGTGSSFATLPVNLTAAKQIGVPKDIRETVLPLGATIHMDGSCLSAILKIAFVFGVFNMDFTGFSTFVTAIGVALLSGIVMSGIPGGGFIGEMLIVTLYGLPVQALPMISAIGVVVDPPATMVNATGDTVASMIVTRTIEGKDWIQQEVD; encoded by the coding sequence ATGGGAAAACTGAGGGCTTATCGGTTTTCTATGTTTTTATTAATTGCCATTCTTCTAGGTGTTATTATTGGCTTGCTTTTTGGTGAGAAGGCTACGGTGTTAAAGCCTTTTGGTGATATTTTTATTAATTTATTATTTATGATTGTTGTGCCATTAGTGTTTTTCTCCATTGCATCCTCCGTTGCTAGTATGGAAAGCCTCAAACGTTTAGGTAAAATTATGGGCTCAATGATGCTCGTATTTATAGCAACAGGCATTATTGCCGCCATTATCATGTTAATTGCTGTTACTATTTATCCCCCTGGGGCTGAGGTATCCGTTCAGATTGTATCCCCTGAAACAACAGAGGATTTAAGCTTTGCTGAACAATTAGTTAACACCTTCACTGTGCCTGATTTTATGAATTTATTATCCAGAAGTAATATGCTAGCACTTATTTTATTTGCTGTCTTAATCGGGCTTGGCACAGGATTAACAGGAGAAGCAGGTAAGCCGTTTGCGCGTTTTTTAATAAGTGGTTCGGAAGTATTTATGAAGGTCATCAAGCTAGTGATGTACTATGCACCAATTGGATTAATGGCTTATTTTGCAACATTAATAGGGGATTTTGGAGCGGCATTGCTTGGGGATTATGCTAAAGCCATCATTCTCTACTATCCTGTTGCTATCCTTTATTTTTTAATCGGCTTTACTTTATACGCTTTTATTGCAGGTGGAAAAGTAGGAGTTATAAAGTTCTGGCAAAATATTTTAACGCCTGCTGTGACAGCATTAGGTACAGGAAGTAGCTTTGCAACACTGCCTGTTAATCTAACAGCTGCCAAACAGATTGGAGTGCCAAAGGATATTCGTGAAACCGTATTACCGCTTGGTGCCACCATTCATATGGATGGCTCATGCTTGTCCGCCATATTGAAAATAGCGTTTGTTTTCGGTGTGTTTAATATGGATTTTACAGGATTCAGTACTTTTGTAACCGCAATTGGCGTCGCCTTACTATCAGGTATTGTGATGAGTGGTATTCCAGGTGGAGGTTTCATTGGAGAAATGCTTATAGTCACATTGTACGGTCTACCAGTTCAAGCTTTACCGATGATCTCTGCTATAGGAGTAGTAGTAGACCCTCCTGCTACAATGGTAAATGCTACAGGTGATACTGTGGCAAGTATGATTGTAACAAGAACAATAGAAGGAAAAGATTGGATACAGCAAGAAGTGGATTAA
- a CDS encoding DMT family transporter, with product MGWIYIVLAAMSEIIGVVGLRFYSQNKTVRNLLIYIGGFGLSFALLYASFNYLQLSIAYVVWVGIGTVGAVLVNIIFFGESKNLTRIISIIAIIIGVAGLKAVS from the coding sequence ATGGGTTGGATATATATAGTATTAGCAGCAATGTCAGAAATTATAGGTGTTGTAGGTTTACGCTTTTATAGTCAAAATAAAACCGTACGAAATTTATTAATATATATCGGTGGCTTTGGATTATCATTCGCCCTTTTATATGCATCATTCAATTATTTACAGTTAAGCATTGCCTATGTTGTTTGGGTTGGTATTGGTACTGTTGGCGCTGTGCTTGTAAATATCATTTTCTTTGGAGAATCAAAAAACCTAACACGTATTATAAGTATTATTGCTATTATCATTGGTGTTGCAGGTTTAAAAGCAGTCTCTTAA
- a CDS encoding DMT family transporter: MQKEWVYVGLTSLFELFWIFGFNVANSWWHWVIIVSMIALDFHFLSKACEKLPTGTVYAIFAGAGAIGTTLMDIFIFDGEFNAIKGIFMLILVSGVIGLKLADSSSAEHEEQKEVNA; the protein is encoded by the coding sequence ATGCAAAAAGAATGGGTTTATGTTGGACTAACAAGTTTATTTGAGTTGTTTTGGATATTTGGTTTTAATGTAGCTAACTCTTGGTGGCATTGGGTTATTATTGTGTCTATGATTGCTCTTGATTTTCACTTTTTATCAAAAGCATGTGAAAAATTACCTACTGGCACAGTCTACGCTATTTTTGCTGGAGCAGGTGCAATCGGTACTACATTAATGGATATTTTTATTTTCGATGGAGAGTTTAATGCCATTAAAGGTATTTTTATGTTGATTTTAGTATCAGGCGTTATCGGGTTAAAACTTGCAGATAGCTCATCAGCAGAGCATGAAGAACAGAAAGAGGTGAATGCATAA
- a CDS encoding endonuclease Q family protein — protein MKEFYADLHIHIGRTYKGRAVKITGSKTLTLARILEMASARKGLDMIGIIDCHSPEVIEEMMDMIERGELKELKEGGLRFQDTTLIPGSEIEIYDQYCHGPIHVLAYFPTLKLMKHFSTWMSQYMKNIHLSSQRIYCDGRTLQQRVHELGGLFIPAHVFTPFKSLFGKGVLRSLTEVFDPQLIDAIELGLSSDTDMVSHIKELQAYTFVSNSDAHSLGKLAREYQKLRLEEANFTELKMALHEQQGRAVIANYGLNPLLGKYHQTVCAKCGEQLSNEVTVCTVCGSTQIIKGVATRIHELSEDFLKERYRPPYIHQVPLDFIPGIGPKMMERLIEAFGTEMDILHNVTIEELERIVPHKIAHLIDLARTGQLAIEVGGGGVYGKIQTD, from the coding sequence ATGAAAGAATTCTATGCAGATTTACATATTCATATTGGGCGTACTTATAAGGGGCGTGCTGTGAAAATTACTGGCAGTAAAACACTAACATTAGCTAGGATTTTAGAGATGGCGAGTGCAAGAAAAGGGTTAGATATGATTGGTATTATTGATTGTCATTCACCTGAGGTCATTGAAGAAATGATGGACATGATCGAACGAGGTGAATTAAAGGAACTGAAGGAAGGAGGATTACGCTTTCAAGACACAACTTTGATACCGGGATCGGAAATAGAAATCTATGATCAATATTGCCATGGTCCTATTCATGTGCTTGCTTACTTTCCTACTCTTAAGCTCATGAAGCATTTTTCAACATGGATGTCCCAATATATGAAAAATATTCACTTAAGTTCACAGCGTATATATTGTGATGGACGAACTTTGCAGCAAAGGGTGCATGAATTGGGAGGGCTTTTTATACCTGCACATGTATTTACTCCTTTTAAAAGTTTGTTTGGCAAAGGGGTTCTTCGCAGTTTAACGGAAGTTTTTGATCCTCAACTAATAGATGCGATTGAATTAGGCTTAAGTTCAGATACAGACATGGTGAGCCACATTAAAGAACTTCAGGCGTACACGTTTGTTAGTAATTCGGATGCCCATTCACTTGGGAAATTGGCACGTGAGTATCAAAAGTTACGCTTAGAGGAAGCTAATTTTACAGAACTAAAAATGGCCCTTCATGAACAACAAGGTCGAGCAGTAATTGCCAATTATGGCCTAAACCCATTGCTTGGCAAATATCATCAGACAGTCTGTGCCAAATGTGGTGAACAGCTAAGTAACGAAGTAACGGTTTGTACTGTCTGTGGAAGTACTCAAATCATAAAAGGGGTCGCTACACGCATACATGAGCTATCTGAGGATTTTTTGAAAGAAAGATATCGACCACCTTATATTCATCAGGTCCCCCTTGATTTTATCCCAGGTATTGGGCCGAAAATGATGGAACGTTTGATAGAAGCATTTGGTACAGAAATGGATATTCTGCATAATGTAACGATTGAAGAGCTTGAACGAATAGTACCTCATAAAATTGCTCATTTAATTGATTTAGCAAGAACAGGCCAACTAGCAATAGAGGTTGGTGGTGGTGGTGTCTATGGAAAGATTCAGACAGATTAG
- a CDS encoding biotin transporter BioY: MATATQQSHHKLRTIDITYIGLFSTLMMIGANITSFAPFMMVGGVPITLQTFFAILAGLVLGSRKGALACTVYMCIGLAGAPVFARFGGGVGQILSPTFGFIITFIGAAFVAGLIVERSATKKSYIAAALIATALNYFLGTNWMYFAYKLWASAPEVFSYKLAWLWMIPPLPKDFILAIFAGILAYRLQKTLKIMPIQ; the protein is encoded by the coding sequence ATGGCTACTGCTACACAACAGAGTCATCATAAATTAAGAACTATTGACATTACCTATATTGGGTTATTCTCAACACTTATGATGATAGGGGCTAATATTACCTCCTTTGCCCCATTTATGATGGTGGGTGGTGTACCGATTACACTACAAACGTTTTTTGCTATTTTAGCAGGACTGGTTCTTGGTAGCAGAAAGGGTGCGCTCGCCTGTACAGTTTATATGTGCATAGGATTAGCAGGAGCGCCTGTTTTTGCTCGTTTTGGTGGGGGAGTTGGACAAATTTTAAGCCCTACCTTTGGGTTTATTATTACATTTATTGGAGCAGCATTTGTTGCAGGACTAATTGTAGAACGAAGTGCAACAAAGAAAAGCTATATTGCGGCAGCGTTAATCGCAACTGCGCTTAATTATTTCCTAGGGACAAATTGGATGTATTTTGCCTACAAACTATGGGCAAGTGCACCAGAGGTCTTTTCATATAAACTAGCTTGGCTCTGGATGATCCCCCCACTACCAAAAGATTTTATCTTAGCGATTTTCGCTGGCATCCTCGCCTATCGATTACAAAAAACATTGAAAATCATGCCCATTCAATAA
- a CDS encoding S-layer homology domain-containing protein, giving the protein MRLSKKFRYVAASILALQLTIPAVANAEEQSDYIAPSWVIQTDYLALGDSLAHGMNEVGVIGLGYTDFIAQALQQNGFLASYNKGFAMSGYTTKNVLADLQNDVEKTVTGFGYTKEQVKLRASIKEAEIITLTAGANDLLPLLKESQTTGIDTVAIVKATKEAVSNIASILAEIKKLNPHAEVYVMGYYNSFPYYSENLQKQFKLLLTTVNATIKTTAEKAGAIFVPTHDVVAKDIPNYLPNPENIHLSEAGYFAVANEAFLPIIKTSSLWDVTKAIQIDMKDKTTVEVSWQEAMDNVGVTNYNVYVNGKLASTLNANTTKMTLENLTENTAYSVSIKAIDAAGNESVQNPTVTFTTRGAISFTDTENHWAKEYIQNVAETGIMNGYPDGTFRPESSLTRAQAAAILVRSLGLTTTEKAPFTDIANYDATMQSEIAAAYVHGLVKGTDGKFNPGQSVTRAQLALMIQRAYEQQFNQPYIAKAESPFSDVASYNAETKRAVSMLYELGIVTGNQGKYSPESATTRGQAAKIFTNLSHVLIK; this is encoded by the coding sequence ATGCGATTATCAAAAAAATTTCGTTATGTGGCCGCAAGTATACTAGCTTTGCAATTAACCATACCGGCAGTAGCTAATGCAGAAGAACAAAGTGATTACATAGCCCCGAGTTGGGTTATACAGACTGATTATTTAGCACTGGGGGACTCATTAGCACATGGAATGAATGAGGTAGGTGTAATAGGTTTAGGTTACACAGATTTTATTGCACAGGCTCTACAGCAAAATGGCTTTCTTGCTTCATATAATAAAGGCTTTGCTATGTCTGGCTACACAACCAAAAATGTTTTAGCTGATCTACAAAACGATGTAGAAAAGACAGTAACAGGCTTTGGTTATACAAAGGAGCAGGTAAAATTAAGAGCTTCTATAAAAGAAGCAGAGATTATTACATTAACTGCTGGGGCAAATGATTTATTGCCTCTTTTAAAGGAGTCGCAAACTACAGGGATTGATACTGTAGCTATCGTAAAAGCAACTAAAGAAGCTGTATCTAATATAGCTTCGATTCTAGCTGAAATTAAAAAGTTAAATCCACATGCGGAAGTATATGTGATGGGCTATTATAATTCTTTCCCTTACTATAGTGAGAACTTACAAAAGCAATTTAAGCTGTTATTGACTACAGTAAATGCAACAATCAAAACAACAGCTGAAAAAGCAGGGGCCATTTTTGTACCAACACATGATGTTGTGGCAAAGGATATTCCTAACTACCTACCAAATCCAGAAAACATTCATTTAAGCGAAGCGGGTTACTTTGCGGTAGCCAATGAAGCATTTTTACCAATCATTAAAACAAGTTCTCTATGGGATGTAACGAAGGCAATCCAAATAGATATGAAGGATAAGACAACGGTAGAGGTGAGCTGGCAAGAAGCAATGGATAATGTAGGTGTGACAAATTACAATGTTTATGTGAATGGTAAGTTAGCCAGTACATTGAATGCGAATACTACTAAGATGACGCTCGAAAATTTAACAGAAAATACTGCCTACAGTGTTTCAATCAAAGCAATAGATGCAGCTGGAAATGAGAGTGTTCAAAACCCTACAGTTACGTTTACTACAAGGGGAGCAATAAGTTTCACAGATACAGAGAATCATTGGGCGAAAGAGTATATTCAAAATGTAGCAGAAACCGGTATTATGAATGGTTATCCCGATGGTACATTTCGACCTGAGAGTAGTCTAACTCGTGCTCAAGCTGCTGCTATTCTTGTAAGAAGCTTGGGCTTAACTACAACGGAAAAAGCACCATTTACGGACATTGCAAACTATGATGCTACAATGCAGTCTGAAATTGCAGCAGCATATGTACATGGTCTCGTAAAGGGAACGGATGGGAAATTTAATCCTGGACAGTCTGTTACACGTGCCCAATTAGCATTAATGATTCAACGTGCCTATGAGCAACAATTTAATCAGCCATATATTGCAAAAGCTGAATCGCCATTTTCAGATGTAGCCTCCTATAATGCTGAAACAAAACGTGCAGTCTCTATGTTATATGAATTAGGGATTGTGACAGGGAATCAGGGGAAATACTCTCCGGAATCTGCCACAACGAGAGGTCAAGCAGCGAAAATATTTACAAACCTTAGTCATGTATTGATTAAATAA
- a CDS encoding TetR family transcriptional regulator: MSKEEKIIQAAIEVFREKGIEKTKVSDIVKAAGIAQGTFYLYFPSRLSVMPAIAKHMVERIIVTLEEGISIDKPFEQQLEEVVEMIFLITKEYGDIVALIYAGIAQTEHLKEWENIYAPYYAWMGNFLLSAQQQGMIRDSIDPSRSAKLIIGLIESAAEQIYLFDDSKDETMKLLKLELLDFLYHALGLRHT, translated from the coding sequence ATGTCAAAGGAAGAAAAGATTATTCAAGCTGCTATTGAAGTTTTTCGTGAAAAAGGAATTGAAAAAACAAAGGTTTCGGATATCGTCAAAGCTGCAGGGATTGCCCAAGGAACTTTTTATCTCTATTTCCCGTCTCGCCTTTCTGTTATGCCTGCTATTGCAAAACATATGGTTGAAAGAATTATTGTAACCTTAGAAGAAGGTATTTCTATTGATAAACCTTTTGAGCAACAACTAGAAGAGGTTGTTGAGATGATTTTCTTAATTACGAAAGAATATGGCGATATCGTTGCACTCATTTATGCGGGTATTGCTCAAACAGAGCATTTAAAAGAATGGGAAAATATTTACGCCCCTTATTATGCTTGGATGGGTAATTTTTTATTATCTGCTCAGCAACAAGGAATGATTCGTGATTCTATCGATCCATCACGTTCAGCAAAGCTTATTATTGGTCTCATAGAATCTGCTGCAGAACAAATTTATTTGTTTGATGATAGCAAAGATGAAACGATGAAGCTACTAAAGCTTGAGCTTCTAGACTTTTTATATCATGCACTTGGCCTACGTCACACATAA